The window CCGACACCGTCCACACCGCCAGCGCACCCACCAGCTCGGCGCCTGCCGAGCTCGACGAGTTCGAGTTGGACCTGCAGGTGATCGAGTCGCTCGTGCCCGGTGCGCCCATGGCCGACTGCGACACCAGCGACGGCTGCGGCTCGACCTGTGCGACGACGGCCTGCATCAGCAACGCGAACGACCCGTTCTAGGAGCCGCTCGCCGCCGGCCCGCCCGAACGACCAGGCGGGCCGGTGGCCGGCCACAGGTTCTGCCCGTAGGCGGTTGAAAGGAGTGGCCGACACCATGCCTGCCTCGTACACGCCGGCGGAGCCGGTATTGGTCCGACTGTCGACCGCGCCGGTCGGCCTGGATCTGCCGCACGGCGTCGGCATCCTCGACGACGCGGACGTCGACGGCAAGACCTGGCTGGCCGGGGTGTGGGCGCGACCCGACGTCTGTGCAGCAGTGGCGCTAGCGAGTCCCGCTCTTGCCGATCGGGTCGAACAGCTGGTGGGCCGCGAGGGCGCTGGCACGCAGGAGATACGGCGAGCTGTACTGGCGACCTGCTTCTACCTGGCGCGGTGGGCGCGCCGGGTGACGCCGTTCGGTCTGTTCGCCGGAGTCGCCTCGGTCAAGGTCGGTGACCGGGCCACGGTGGCGGCCGGGACACCGCGCGTCGCGGTACGAGCGGACGCGGCCTGGCTGCACAGCCTGGTAGCACGGTTGGAAGCCGACCCGAACGTGCGTGACGGGCTCACCGTGGTCGCGAACTCCCTCGGGGTGGTGCGCGATGGCAGGTTCGTGGTCCCGCAATGGCCCGTGCCGGTGGGCCTCAACCGGCGTGCGGAGGCTCCGGTCACGGAGATATCGGTGCGCTGCTCGCAACCGTTGGCCGCGACGCTCGCGGCGACGCACCTCCCACGGCGGTTCACCGACCTGCGCGCCGACCTCCAGATCGCGTTCCCGTCGGCCCGCGCGGCCACCATCCGCACGCTGCTCGACAGGCTCGTCGATCAGGGCGTGCTCCTGACGAACCTTCACCCGCCCGCGAGTGCCGTCGACGGACTCGCGCACGTCATCGATGTGCTGCGGGCGGTCATGGCCAGTGCCCCGGCACGCGCAGATCTGTCGGCGCCGGCGCAGGTTCTGGCCCGTTTGGAGGAGATCGCCGGCGAGTTGGCGGCAGCCAACCACGACGCGTCCACCGACGCCGAGCAGGCGACGGCGCGGCGCGCCCGCATCGCCGAGGTCATGCATGCGCTCGCCCCCGCAGGGGTGGGCGAGCCGATGACTGCGGGCGGCGTGCTGGCGGTCGACGTCCGCGCCGACATGGAGATCACGCTGCCGGCCAGCGTGCTGCAGGAGGCCGCGGCAGCGGTGGAGACGCTGGTACGGGTAGGGACACGGCCGTTCGGACAGATGGCGTGGCTGGAGTACCACTCCCGATTCCTCGCGCGCTACGGGCCGGGTGCCCTCGTCCCCGTCGGAGAGCTGCTCGCTGACTCAGGGCTTGGCTATCCGACCGGTTTCCCGGCCGCGCCGCGGGCCCGGCCGGTGTGGCGAATGCTGACCGAACGCGACGCCCGCCTGCTGACGCTGCTGCAGCGCGCGGCGCTGGAAAGCGCTGCCGAGATCGAGCTGACCGACCGGGTGGTCGAGGCGCTGACCGTGGCCACCGAGGGCGAGGAGATCGTGGGTCCGGGGCGGGTCGAGTTCGGGTTCGCGCTGCACGCGGCCTCAGCCAAGGCGATCGACCGGGGCCGCTTCCAGCTGTGGGCGACAGCAACTCCGCGGGCGCAGACGAGCATGGCGGGCCGCTTCGCCTATCTGCTCGACGAGACCGACCGGGCCAGCCTGGCGGCCTCGTTCGGCGCCGGGCGAGACGGGGCGGTTGCGGTGCAGCTGTCGTTCCCACCGCGGTACACCCACAACGGCAACGTGACCGGCGTGCCACGGCTGCTGGACGAGGTGCTCTCCCTCGGCGAACACCCCGACCCACGCGACACCCTCACGCTCGAGGACCTGGCGGTCACCGCCGACGCGGACCAGCTCTACCTGATGCGCCGGGCCACCGGGGAGCAGGTACTGCCGCGGATCCTGCACGCGCTCGACCTGCGGGGCCGCACCCCCAGACTCGCGCGTTTCCTCGCGGAGGTCGGGCAGAGCCGGTGTGCGTTCTACGGCCCGTTCGACTTCGGCGCCGCCCGCGCTCTGCCGCACACCCCCCGCATCCGCTACCGGCGCACCGTGCTCGTCCCGGCCCGCTGGCTCGTGACCGAACCATCTCTGCGCCGCCGAACCACTGCGGCAGTGTGGGACGAGGCGCTGGCCGGCTGGCGGAAACGATGGTCAGTCCCAGAACAGGTCGTGCTCTGTGAGGACGACCAACGCCTGCCGCTCGATCTAAGCCAGCCGCTGGACCGGGACCTGCTGCGCGCCCGGCTGAACCGCGCCGACCCGGCCACCCGGATCGAGCTGTGGGAACAAGGCGCCGCGGACAGGGACGGCTGGCTTGGCCGGCCCGCCGAGTTCACCGTGCCGATGGTGCGCACCGTCCCGATGTCGCGGCGGCCTCCGGTCGCGACCGCCGCCCCAGCGCCGGCCGGCCAGCCGGGCGACGCGTCGGTGGTACACGCGCAGCTGCACGGCAACCCCGCCCGATTCGCCGAGATCCTCACCGGCCACGCCACCGTGCTACTGACAGCCC of the Pseudofrankia saprophytica genome contains:
- a CDS encoding FxLD family lanthipeptide, translating into MTPTDTVHTASAPTSSAPAELDEFELDLQVIESLVPGAPMADCDTSDGCGSTCATTACISNANDPF
- a CDS encoding lantibiotic dehydratase — its product is MPASYTPAEPVLVRLSTAPVGLDLPHGVGILDDADVDGKTWLAGVWARPDVCAAVALASPALADRVEQLVGREGAGTQEIRRAVLATCFYLARWARRVTPFGLFAGVASVKVGDRATVAAGTPRVAVRADAAWLHSLVARLEADPNVRDGLTVVANSLGVVRDGRFVVPQWPVPVGLNRRAEAPVTEISVRCSQPLAATLAATHLPRRFTDLRADLQIAFPSARAATIRTLLDRLVDQGVLLTNLHPPASAVDGLAHVIDVLRAVMASAPARADLSAPAQVLARLEEIAGELAAANHDASTDAEQATARRARIAEVMHALAPAGVGEPMTAGGVLAVDVRADMEITLPASVLQEAAAAVETLVRVGTRPFGQMAWLEYHSRFLARYGPGALVPVGELLADSGLGYPTGFPAAPRARPVWRMLTERDARLLTLLQRAALESAAEIELTDRVVEALTVATEGEEIVGPGRVEFGFALHAASAKAIDRGRFQLWATATPRAQTSMAGRFAYLLDETDRASLAASFGAGRDGAVAVQLSFPPRYTHNGNVTGVPRLLDEVLSLGEHPDPRDTLTLEDLAVTADADQLYLMRRATGEQVLPRILHALDLRGRTPRLARFLAEVGQSRCAFYGPFDFGAARALPHTPRIRYRRTVLVPARWLVTEPSLRRRTTAAVWDEALAGWRKRWSVPEQVVLCEDDQRLPLDLSQPLDRDLLRARLNRADPATRIELWEQGAADRDGWLGRPAEFTVPMVRTVPMSRRPPVATAAPAPAGQPGDASVVHAQLHGNPARFAEILTGHATVLLTALQTTGQISRWWAGRQLDLIRPETDQHLDLYLRVPEQGAYGPLAARLAAFARDLQARGMLAGIALVGYQPQPGRYGTGAALEAAEAVFAADTAAAIAQLAGAAPSAVPAQALAAASLARLAFAFAPDPTTGAHRLLALPHPPTGPLDRALRDHTLRLTDQPAPATVAAAWNARDNALTRYYRILAEQREPATVLRSLLHDHHVRAVGIDKALEATSLRLAQAAARRYLALHPATTAREPRLPVPANAGP